GCGTCGGGGACCCCTCCATCCCCAAACTCTATCATTCCTGTTGAGGGGCGGTACCATGAATTGTCGAGATTAGAGGCGTGGACGCGCACTGGGAAGGGATCCCCGCCCGGCAGCAGGCCCCTTGTCTTAAGATCGTCCGCCGTTTCGGTAATGTGAAAGTAGGCCATGACCTCTTCGAAACCGGGATGGTAACTTTCAACGATAAACTGAAGATTGGGCCGGAAGGTCCTCGGAGGAAGACCGGTCGTGATGGCGGCATAGCGGCCGCGCAGCCAGCCCGATCCGTCCAGATGGGTTAAGCGGCGGGTCACGACCCATTCTTCGACAGGATCTCCCCAGCGGATATCGTCATCTCCCGACATAACGATTGGATTCGGAGCGAAGACCGAACCGGTGCCCTCATGATCATAGGAGGTGTCGAAAAGGAGGCGGTCTTCCGCCTGGATGACGTCACCGGTTTCCTCATCGATCCCCAGGAGCCAGTCGGCGGGGGGATCTGAGATTTGTATAAGAACATCCCTGATGCCGATCCATTTCTCCGTGGAGATGTTCCAAAAAGCGCCGCCCGCCCAGAGTGTGTCGCCCCGAACCGCGTCAAAAGTGATCTTGTTTCGTTCCAACCAGGCCCATGCGGCGCCCAGGATCTTCTCCTCAGAGATCTGAGCTGTTCCATTGAGGGGCGGGGAGGGCCAGGACTCGATATAGGGTCCCCGGAGGATTTGCAGCCGTCCCGATGCGTCAAAGTCAGCCGAAATCTCCATCCCCTTCAAGGCCCTCTCCTTCCAATGGAGAGGATAGAGGGCGCGGCCGCCGGTGAGAGAGGTGTGGATCTTCGGCCTCCCAAGGGTCAGCTCGGGGGGGGCCGGTCCGACATATTCATTAAGAGTGACATCGAGATCGATATCGGCGAAAGCGGTCGATCCGGGTTCCATGAAGAGGCCGGCCGGGAAAGGTCCGGATGTGGTGGAGGAGGGGGGCAGGAGAAGAGCCCATTCAATGAGACCTTCCTGGTTGTCATGAATGAAGAGAGAGGCTGTTGGCGGATCATTCTGCGACTCGGAGCCGGTGAAGAACCGATTCCAATAAACTCGGCTCGTGAAAGGTTTTGGCAGACTCAGCGTGAGGAGGACGATTCCCAAAAGAAGCGCCATGCCCAACATCCAGAGAGACCAACGCCGGTGCGATGGGGGGATGGTGGGGGAGCGATCTTTGAGCATGATATCCGCCGATACTTCTTCTGAGTTTGACACGCCGGACGAAGAGGCCTGCCAGCAGGCTGACCGTGACTGTAAACATAATATTACACTTATATATGGGGATTTGTCAACGAGGAGTCGGGTTAATCATTTTTACTATATGGGGTTATGGATTATTTCTGAAAACACCTGTCTCTAATGAATTGCACCTCTTTCGGGCTACCGATAATCAGGGGCGTTCTCTGATGAAGGCTTGTGGGAATAATGTCGAGGATATCCGTCTGCCCATCAGTCGCCTCGCCCCCCGCGTGTTTAACAATATGAGCGAGGGGATTCGCCTCAAAAAAGAGTCTCAGCTTGCCGGTGGGATAGCGGTTGTCGGCGGGGTAGAGAAAAACCCCTCCATAGATGAGGTTGCGGTGAAAATCGGCCACCAGGGACCCAATATAACGGGCTCTATAGGGCTTTCCCGCGGGGTTTTCATTTCCTTTAAAGGCTGCGATCACCTCTTGGATCGGCTTCTCCCAAATCGAGGTGTTGCCTTCATTCACGCTATAACAGGCTCCGCTTTCCGGTATGCGGATGTTGGCGTGGGAAAGAAGAAACTCTCCAGCGCTTGGGTCGAGGGTAAAGCCATAGACGCCCTGCCCCGCCGTGTAGACAAGGATGGTGCTGGAGCCATAGATGATATATCCGGAGACAATCAAATTTTTTCCCGGCTGATAGAGGTCTTGATCTTCAACCGCATTTCCGGGGGAGCGCTTATTATGAATCGCAAAGATCGTTCCGATGGAAGCGTTGACATCGATATTGCTCGACCCATCCAGAGGATCAAAGAAAAGCAGGTAGGAACCGATCTCAAACTCCTCCGGAACAGGCAGGATTGTCTCCATTTCTTCCGAGGCCATCGCGCAAAGATGCCCTGTATGGCGCACATTCCTGATAATCGTTTCGTTGGCGAAATCGTCGAGAATCTGCACCTTCTCGCCTTGAACATTCGTCCGGCCGGTCAGTCCCAAAACATCGGCGAGGCCGGCCTTCCTGACATTGCTGCTGATAATCTTCGCCGCAACCATGATCTCGGTCAGTAAACCGGTCAGTTCCCCCGTCGCCCTGGGAATCTTTTGCTGCTGTTCCGCGACATGTTGCGAGAAGGTCATCCCG
The Candidatus Eisenbacteria bacterium genome window above contains:
- the fbp gene encoding class 1 fructose-bisphosphatase, with translation MPGYPHYPIGMTFSQHVAEQQQKIPRATGELTGLLTEIMVAAKIISSNVRKAGLADVLGLTGRTNVQGEKVQILDDFANETIIRNVRHTGHLCAMASEEMETILPVPEEFEIGSYLLFFDPLDGSSNIDVNASIGTIFAIHNKRSPGNAVEDQDLYQPGKNLIVSGYIIYGSSTILVYTAGQGVYGFTLDPSAGEFLLSHANIRIPESGACYSVNEGNTSIWEKPIQEVIAAFKGNENPAGKPYRARYIGSLVADFHRNLIYGGVFLYPADNRYPTGKLRLFFEANPLAHIVKHAGGEATDGQTDILDIIPTSLHQRTPLIIGSPKEVQFIRDRCFQK